AACCATCATTGCAAAAAATTAGAGGTCGACTGGCAAAAAAAGAAAATGCTTGCCATGAAAGCAAGCAACAAACGGTCCAACAATCATCCCAGTGGTCGCCCTTCGAAGAAAACTTTACCTCCGAATGGTGCAGATGGATATGTAGTAATTAGTACCTCGGATGACTCAGCGAACTCCCCATGAATGTTTCTGCAAGTATGTCATAAGTATTCCACCCTTTTGCTGTACACAGGTGGACTATATCGTGTACGCATCTTTGTAATATGTATGTCGTTGTGGAGTGCGTAGTAGCTTTTGTTTTGGAATGTAAATCAACGTGTGGATAAGTATGATATGTTAGTTGTGATTGTATTAGTAATAGCCTTATCATATCTTAACTGTGCGTTGTATATTGGCATAAGGGAATGAATAGTAATCGCCTTATCAGATCTTAACTGTCTACCCACACTTAAACGTGCACTGACTTCAGCTGCATAAGGGAATGAATTGTACTGTGTACCAACACTTATACGTGCACGAACTTCATCTGCTTAAGGGAATGAATTATTGTGTGTAAAAACACTTAAACAATCCCACCTTTTGAAGTTTGGGTTCTCAATACCACATCTTAAGAAACTCCTATATCATATAGATATGTATTTACTGTACTTCCAAGCACATGCTTATATTTAACAGATGAAGTGAAAGCACATCCCTGCACATATTGATCCGTCTCTTCCCCCAAAAATCAGCAAACATTACCAGACTAACAAAATCACGAATGCAAACAAATTATAACAATGTATTCAAACTTAGAAGCTGTGTATCCTATACTGAGACTCGTCTGAGATCTCCATTTCACATTCTGAAAGTTCACAGATACAATGAAATTAGTAGGGCAATATAGCAGACGACAATTGTTCAGCCACAGAATACTTTAACTTGGACTTCGTTTACAAATCAAAATGTCAAATCTACACTGCCTGGGACCATTGTTGATGATGTTAGGAGATTCAAGTACTATAAACCCATGGATAACAATATAGTACAAAGGCCAACTATGCATATATTTAACGCCAAAATGTAGTTCCATTACAGCATTTTAAACAAGAGGCAAGAGCAACTATCAAAAGACTCAACGCCATAAACATGAAGTCACAACCTTAATCCATAACCCAAAAAGTCAGAACCTTAAATACGTGCCAAAATATAGAACCCTATACCATGTCAGGTTATGGTTTTAGTAGTCGTTTGATTAAGCTGATCTTTCCTTCACGATCAAGCCGCAAGAACAAAGCTAGTTTGTTTGGGTTATCCACCAGTACCTCCGCCACACGCACTTTATCGTCTGAAGTTAATTCCGGAATAGTTCCTAATGTGGCCAACACACTATCCGTAGCATTTTCAATTTTCGAATCAGATGCCATTTCTTTGATGAGGTTTGACATTGTTTCCTTCGTGATATCCGCTAAATTATTGATTGCAGCAACAATTTGATTGTCAACTTCGTCTAATTGCTTGCGTTTCTTTGACCTGTTTTTCGAAACTCCAGTTGGGTTTGACGATAGAGTCTGAGCTACAGACATTGATTCACCATCTCCTTCCAGTGGCCGATAAAAGTcgtcaatgccaaattccatgCCAATGGGTTCATGTTCAGTCATATTTAAGACATCATGTACAACAGCTGAAAATGTCTCCACTCGCTCACCGGTTGCCCTATCATAGCCAAAGATTTCGCACCAGTCTTTATAATGTGGCCACCGCTTGTAGCGCAATACTCGAACACTATTGTCAACCTGTAATATATTCGTCTTAACAACGTATACATATGAAATATAAAGTTACGATATGAAAAATAACTTTGTGACCTTTAGTATCGCGTCCCATGCCTCATTTGTAGCGTCAATCATGTTTTCTGTGTCATTCCAACCAATACCACTTCTTGACAGCATTGATGTCAAGCATCCATAATGTTTCTTCCACACGTGTATTTTCGAAGTTATGTGGGGATGCCCACGTAAGTCCGAATCTTTGAATGCATTCCGCAGTGCAGATTCCAATAGAGGTAAATAGCCATTACGGAATCCGTTC
This Primulina eburnea isolate SZY01 chromosome 2, ASM2296580v1, whole genome shotgun sequence DNA region includes the following protein-coding sequences:
- the LOC140824533 gene encoding uncharacterized protein; its protein translation is MESTSVTSKGKKADKLRRCWTAPEEQVLIVALKDIISKGYKTENGFRNGYLPLLESALRNAFKDSDLRGHPHITSKIHVWKKHYGCLTSMLSRSGIGWNDTENMIDATNEAWDAILKVDNSVRVLRYKRWPHYKDWCEIFGYDRATGERVETFSAVVHDVLNMTEHEPIGMEFGIDDFYRPLEGDGESMSVAQTLSSNPTGVSKNRSKKRKQLDEVDNQIVAAINNLADITKETMSNLIKEMASDSKIENATDSVLATLGTIPELTSDDKVRVAEVLVDNPNKLALFLRLDREGKISLIKRLLKP